One genomic window of Solanum dulcamara chromosome 10, daSolDulc1.2, whole genome shotgun sequence includes the following:
- the LOC129871042 gene encoding uncharacterized protein LOC129871042 has product MASEKARRENVHPAIDLEGLSSLVECSNSKKIVTHKGANILHSSHVDQGIRGEGLGGVQIELHGQEQEGAETKKNSEMQRKEGEEGRVHGGIHPEEAGTKKRAERKAPALAPRAAPGDHYKKAKDFGASVLHDAKESASQGLGAARYYATAHAQAKIKV; this is encoded by the exons GGCTTCAGAGAAAGCAAGAAGGGAAAATGTTCATCCTGCTATTGAT TTGGAGGGCTTGAGTTCTCTAGTGGAATGCAGCAACAGCAAAAAGATAGTGACACACAAAGGGGCAAACATTCTACATTCTTCTCATGTTGATCAAG GAATTAGAGGAGAGGGGTTAGGAGGTGTGCAAATTGAATTACATGGACAAGAACAAGAAGGTGCAGAGACAAAGAAAAACAGCGAAATGCAAAGGAAAGAAGGCGAAGAAGGAAGAGTTCATGGAGGAATTCATCCTGAAGAAGCTGGTACTAAGAAAAGAGCGGAGAGAAAAGCACCCGCGCTAGCACCACGTGCTGCGCCTGGAGATCACTACAAAAAAGCAAAGGATTTTGGGGCGTCAGTGTTACATGATGCAAAAGAATCGGCTAGTCAGGGGCTTGGTGCTGCAAGATATTATGCAACAGCACATGCACAAGCCaaaattaaagtttga